A region of uncultured Carboxylicivirga sp. DNA encodes the following proteins:
- a CDS encoding tRNA (guanine-N1)-methyltransferase codes for MRKIGRYLVILITIVIVTPLSAQDEDVFKESSINDQFEYVIKKSNTYEQFKVVRYNHLMALKKSSLDSLKKQQTTITKNESEINELKATQNELETNLANVKKELETVTRSKDSMSFLGQEIDKAAYNSIMWGIIFVLVCLSVALFLMYKRSHVVTKETKERLTEVEMEYENHRKTALKREQKLARDLMDVKLKNNL; via the coding sequence ATGAGAAAGATTGGACGGTACCTTGTTATTTTAATTACTATTGTAATTGTTACACCATTATCAGCACAGGATGAAGATGTATTCAAAGAATCATCAATAAATGATCAGTTTGAATATGTTATCAAAAAATCCAATACCTATGAACAGTTTAAGGTTGTTCGGTATAATCATTTAATGGCACTTAAAAAAAGCTCTTTGGATAGTTTAAAGAAGCAACAAACTACAATAACTAAAAACGAATCAGAAATAAACGAGCTTAAAGCTACTCAGAATGAACTGGAAACCAATTTGGCTAATGTAAAAAAGGAATTGGAAACCGTTACCCGTAGCAAGGATAGCATGAGCTTTTTAGGTCAGGAAATAGATAAAGCTGCATATAATTCCATTATGTGGGGAATTATCTTTGTTTTGGTTTGTTTATCTGTTGCTTTGTTTTTAATGTACAAACGTAGTCACGTTGTTACAAAGGAAACTAAGGAAAGGTTAACGGAAGTTGAAATGGAATACGAAAATCATCGTAAAACAGCTTTGAAGCGTGAACAGAAACTTGCCCGTGATTTAATGGATGTAAAGCTCAAAAATAATTTATAA
- the argS gene encoding arginine--tRNA ligase, translating into MVIENRIKASVAKAVKELYGAEITEESVQLQLTRKDMKGDYTIVVFPLLKVSKKNPVQTGEDLGTYLINDCEEVSAFEVIKGFLNIQLSHAYWLGLLNELVQNIDYGKTSATDDSSLVMIEYSSPNTNKPLHLGHIRNNLLGYSLSRIVAANGNKVVKTNIVNDRGIHICKSMLAWKKWGEGQTPESTGKKGDHLVGDFYVKFDQEYKKEQADLIEKGATKEEAEVQSPLMKEAREMLLKWESHDEEVYGLWEMMNQWVYAGFDETYKMMGVDFDKIYYESDTFKTGRDMVLEGLEKGVFYRRNDNSVWADLQNDGLDEKLLLRSDGTSVYMTQDIGTAKLRYDDFSIDKMVYVVGNEQNYHFKVLAILLDKLGLEWGKDLVHFSYGMVELPEGKMKSREGTVVDADDLMKDMIDTARVMSKELGKLEGYSEEEAEKVFKTIALGALKYFILKVDPRKNMTFDPKESIDFNGNTGPFIQYTYARIQSIGRKAQEKGIVLPEAASKDVELTDKEVQLMKMISNFPSVVAEAGKVYSPALIANFIYDMAKEFNQFYHESPIAVEEDEAKRDMRLVLCKNVGTVIKNGMWMLGIDVPERM; encoded by the coding sequence ATGGTAATTGAGAATCGCATAAAGGCATCTGTTGCCAAGGCTGTAAAAGAATTATACGGGGCAGAAATTACTGAAGAAAGTGTTCAGCTGCAATTAACCCGCAAAGATATGAAAGGGGATTACACTATCGTTGTTTTCCCGCTACTGAAGGTGTCTAAGAAAAATCCTGTGCAAACAGGTGAAGATTTGGGTACTTATTTAATAAATGATTGTGAAGAAGTATCAGCTTTTGAAGTGATCAAAGGCTTTTTAAATATTCAGCTTTCTCATGCATATTGGTTGGGATTATTGAATGAATTAGTACAGAATATTGACTATGGAAAAACATCAGCTACCGATGATTCTTCTTTAGTAATGATTGAATATTCATCACCAAATACTAATAAACCGCTTCACCTTGGTCATATCCGAAATAACCTGTTAGGATATTCGTTATCACGTATTGTGGCTGCAAATGGTAATAAGGTGGTTAAAACCAATATTGTTAACGACCGTGGTATTCATATTTGCAAGTCGATGCTGGCCTGGAAGAAGTGGGGTGAAGGTCAGACTCCTGAATCAACTGGCAAGAAAGGTGACCACTTAGTTGGGGATTTTTATGTGAAGTTCGATCAGGAATACAAAAAGGAGCAAGCCGACTTGATTGAGAAAGGCGCTACAAAAGAGGAAGCAGAAGTGCAATCTCCATTGATGAAAGAAGCCCGAGAAATGCTACTTAAATGGGAATCCCACGATGAGGAAGTATATGGTTTGTGGGAGATGATGAATCAGTGGGTATATGCTGGTTTTGATGAAACATATAAAATGATGGGTGTCGACTTCGACAAAATCTATTACGAGTCAGATACCTTCAAAACAGGTCGTGACATGGTGTTGGAAGGTCTTGAAAAAGGTGTTTTCTATCGCCGTAACGATAATAGTGTTTGGGCTGACCTTCAGAATGATGGATTGGATGAAAAGCTATTGTTGCGTAGCGATGGTACCAGTGTATATATGACGCAGGATATTGGAACTGCAAAGTTACGATATGATGATTTCTCAATTGATAAGATGGTATATGTTGTAGGTAACGAACAAAACTATCATTTTAAAGTATTGGCTATTCTGCTTGATAAATTAGGACTGGAATGGGGTAAAGATCTGGTACACTTCAGCTATGGAATGGTTGAGTTACCGGAAGGTAAAATGAAGTCTCGCGAAGGAACTGTGGTTGATGCTGATGATCTTATGAAGGACATGATTGACACCGCACGTGTTATGTCGAAAGAATTGGGTAAGCTGGAAGGTTATAGCGAAGAAGAAGCAGAGAAGGTGTTTAAAACCATTGCTTTGGGTGCGTTAAAATACTTCATATTGAAGGTTGATCCTCGTAAAAACATGACATTCGATCCGAAGGAATCAATTGACTTCAATGGAAATACAGGACCATTTATTCAATATACATACGCACGTATCCAGTCCATAGGTCGTAAGGCTCAGGAAAAAGGAATCGTACTACCTGAAGCAGCAAGCAAAGATGTTGAGTTAACTGATAAAGAAGTTCAGTTGATGAAAATGATTTCAAACTTTCCTTCGGTAGTTGCTGAAGCGGGTAAAGTTTATAGCCCGGCCTTAATTGCGAATTTTATTTACGATATGGCAAAAGAATTTAATCAGTTTTATCACGAATCACCAATTGCAGTTGAAGAAGATGAGGCAAAACGAGATATGCGTCTGGTCCTTTGTAAAAATGTAGGTACTGTTATTAAAAATGGTATGTGGATGCTAGGTATTGATGTGCCTGAAAGAATGTAA
- a CDS encoding energy transducer TonB: MNSNFRILQLLILMFCSAFIYAQQGTEVTQEDGLLLSKFTESTEGVKNGNYQLFYKDHLIEKGQYSFGKKVGKWQYFNFNKILEYEYDFDNMLVTRIGGEHITKNTRFNTPCYFEGSPLIPYLFMVSNVNYPKGAISNDVTGRVVLTLKINQKGKVYGFYISEKLNSELDKAVMDAARKIPTDWHFFPATREGQSLLSEYIIPIEFELGM, from the coding sequence ATGAACTCTAATTTTCGAATACTACAGCTTTTAATTCTGATGTTTTGTTCTGCGTTTATTTATGCTCAGCAAGGTACCGAAGTTACGCAGGAGGATGGTCTGTTACTTTCAAAATTTACAGAGTCTACAGAAGGAGTTAAAAACGGTAATTACCAATTGTTTTATAAGGATCATTTGATTGAAAAAGGACAATATAGTTTTGGTAAAAAGGTAGGTAAATGGCAATATTTTAATTTCAACAAAATATTAGAGTATGAATACGATTTCGATAATATGCTGGTAACCCGCATTGGTGGCGAGCATATTACAAAGAATACGCGATTCAACACACCGTGTTATTTCGAAGGAAGTCCGTTGATTCCTTATTTGTTTATGGTGTCAAATGTGAATTATCCTAAAGGAGCTATCAGTAATGATGTTACAGGTAGAGTTGTACTAACATTGAAAATTAACCAAAAAGGGAAAGTTTACGGATTTTATATTTCCGAAAAGCTAAATTCTGAATTAGATAAGGCTGTTATGGATGCTGCTCGTAAAATCCCTACAGACTGGCATTTCTTTCCTGCTACACGTGAAGGACAGTCTTTATTAAGTGAATATATTATCCCCATTGAATTTGAGTTGGGCATGTAA
- a CDS encoding DNA repair ATPase, protein MSENQNTSPKNKEQLEEGTYEIIKNRLRKNADDLNQRLEKLNTARKEVFGSIESTLIATDRINTNNNCTPSDMVALGETMLFGYNVTMGLKSKTSLDDVFSVYDFKEHKFTQKNMNIIGDQQFVADFENLYEYYKETQFRKFAIIGPHLFMVFQTGKNIDDIKAFKWLVKGETLEYKGNRSTHEFVFPDQHEFQWKKASREQYVYGEFPHVSIEDIVFVEAVGGDITFKIEDNTNSGMGIYAEEVDVKDQTLDDADIDYAIIGNLVVIRILPYKEKEYRYFVYNSKVKEVKRIDALEDSCVLLPDNQGIIFANGYYLQNGQFKLFDSDFKDLMFEKKVASVNGEDFLYTFYNREIGAYVLLIYNLINQKIETPIICNGFSIFETGELCYFKKPEEPTRHHVIQMWQTPFMAVEYQKQPTNNNRLFKIGNKDVVKAMAECNEVILLVNKDESYSGLYSDLVKRCTDVMDTYYWLAEEDAFDIKSPLVKIKESAFSAITEYEKVRNIRKNTKDKVKETDDKVNEIVSHLNRQNMNHIDRYVEMLAALRTVRGEIITLRELRYVDLVFVQKLESEVEERTQSLSQNCVTFLLRDEALKSYDDRVAEIRTNVTKVKKVSEADDLSTEIMKLAGQLEMLIDIVSNLKIEDATQTTQIINNISGVYSQFNLIKSELKKQRKGLRAVEAKAEFTSQLKLVEQGMLNYIDLCDSPGKADEYLSKLMVQLEELEGKFSDFEEFMEGITEKREQVYNAFESKKLSLVEERNRKTTSLQSSAERILKAIRNRVSKFKDVNEVNGYFASDLMIEKVRDVVAQLKGLDDNVKADDLESKLKSVKEETIRQIKDKTELFEEGANIIKFGNHKFSVNTQPLELSMVNKEGEMYYHLTGTNFFEKVTHAGFQATKTIWNQLLPSENDRVYRSEYLAYLLYNSAANKENGHIGLKELADLEQKDLVGYVQQAMSVRYNEGYAKGIHDEDTAIILKELLNVYFNAGLLRYSADARAMAEYFWNVYCNDQLRTDLNNYLKGAGLIVQVFPETKQFDYLIDTLETLLKEFQEKENLFCAPIINDAAQFLFYQIAEADQFIISKDAVALLDGFTAYLRKNRATKNYEASIKPLEDNKTASYHLIRKWVKAYLDMEKHSEEYLNEVAITLLLDSKLTKKLIDQPVHNVLVGLRGSHQLIQDQKYDFHFNRFMDKLRTFSGDSVIKYEQYNLLKKQLVKDCSDDLRLNEFKPRVLTSFVRNKLIDKVYLPLIGNNLAKQIGAEGAGKRTDLMGMLLLISPPGYGKTTLMEYLASRLGIIFMKINGPSIGHAITSLDPSEAANAAAREELEKLNLAFEMGDNVMIYLDDIQHCNPEFLQKFISLCDAQRKVEGVYKGKSKTYDFRGKKVCVVMAGNPYTESGEKFKIPDMLANRADIYNIGDIIGGSDEEFKMSYIENSLTSNPILNKLATKSQKDLYTLMSIAETGRKDGLEFESAHTPDEINEYVTVLKKLIVARNVILKVNLEYIASAAQADEYRTEPPFKLQGSYRDMNKISEKILPVMNDQELETLMLSHYRNEAQTLTSGAEANILKFKEIYGVITDDEKVRWKDLKETYVRNNKLKGMGDNNQTAHVLIQMEEIAKGVIGIKEEIGKNKN, encoded by the coding sequence ATGTCTGAGAATCAAAATACCAGCCCCAAGAATAAAGAACAACTCGAAGAAGGAACTTACGAGATTATTAAGAACCGACTTCGAAAGAATGCTGATGACCTGAACCAGCGATTGGAAAAGCTGAACACAGCACGTAAAGAGGTATTTGGATCTATTGAAAGTACCCTTATTGCCACTGATCGAATCAATACTAACAATAACTGTACGCCTTCAGATATGGTGGCACTTGGTGAAACAATGTTGTTTGGGTATAATGTTACCATGGGATTAAAATCCAAAACATCGTTGGATGACGTTTTCAGTGTTTATGATTTCAAAGAACATAAATTCACGCAAAAAAACATGAATATAATCGGCGACCAACAGTTTGTTGCTGATTTTGAAAATCTTTACGAATACTATAAAGAAACCCAATTCCGTAAGTTTGCTATCATTGGCCCGCATTTATTTATGGTTTTCCAAACAGGAAAAAATATTGATGATATCAAAGCCTTTAAATGGTTGGTAAAGGGTGAAACATTAGAATATAAGGGAAACAGAAGTACACATGAATTCGTTTTCCCGGATCAGCATGAATTTCAATGGAAAAAAGCCAGTCGGGAACAATACGTGTATGGTGAATTTCCACACGTTTCTATTGAAGATATTGTTTTCGTTGAAGCTGTTGGAGGCGATATTACCTTTAAGATCGAAGATAATACCAATAGTGGTATGGGTATATATGCCGAAGAAGTGGATGTGAAAGATCAAACATTGGATGATGCTGATATTGATTATGCCATTATAGGTAACCTGGTTGTGATTCGAATTCTCCCATATAAGGAGAAAGAATACCGCTATTTTGTATATAACTCAAAGGTTAAGGAAGTTAAAAGAATTGATGCTCTGGAAGATTCATGCGTTTTATTGCCGGATAACCAGGGAATCATTTTTGCCAATGGTTACTATCTTCAAAATGGTCAGTTTAAATTATTCGACAGTGATTTTAAGGATCTGATGTTCGAGAAAAAGGTGGCATCGGTAAACGGTGAGGATTTTCTTTATACCTTTTATAATCGTGAAATAGGAGCTTATGTACTTTTGATATATAATCTTATCAATCAAAAAATAGAAACACCTATTATTTGTAACGGTTTTTCAATTTTCGAAACAGGTGAATTATGTTATTTCAAGAAACCTGAAGAACCCACACGTCATCACGTGATACAAATGTGGCAGACACCTTTTATGGCAGTTGAATATCAGAAGCAGCCTACTAACAATAACCGTTTGTTTAAGATCGGCAACAAAGATGTGGTGAAAGCCATGGCCGAGTGTAATGAGGTTATCCTACTGGTTAATAAAGATGAATCATATTCGGGTTTGTACAGCGATTTGGTAAAGCGATGTACCGATGTGATGGATACTTATTACTGGTTGGCTGAGGAAGATGCATTTGATATAAAATCACCACTAGTGAAGATAAAAGAATCGGCTTTTTCGGCAATAACTGAGTACGAAAAGGTACGCAACATCAGAAAAAATACAAAAGATAAAGTTAAGGAAACAGATGATAAAGTAAATGAGATAGTTAGCCATCTGAACAGGCAGAATATGAATCACATCGACAGATATGTTGAAATGCTGGCTGCCTTAAGAACAGTACGTGGCGAAATTATTACTTTACGTGAACTACGATATGTCGACCTTGTTTTTGTACAAAAACTGGAATCGGAAGTGGAAGAAAGAACACAAAGTTTGTCACAAAACTGTGTTACTTTTCTCCTACGCGATGAAGCTTTGAAATCATATGATGATAGAGTAGCTGAGATCAGAACAAATGTTACCAAGGTTAAAAAGGTTAGTGAAGCAGATGATCTTTCTACTGAGATAATGAAACTTGCAGGACAGTTAGAGATGTTGATTGACATTGTCAGTAACCTGAAAATAGAAGATGCTACACAAACTACCCAGATTATAAACAATATTTCGGGTGTATATTCACAGTTCAATCTTATTAAATCGGAACTTAAAAAACAACGGAAAGGATTAAGAGCTGTTGAAGCAAAAGCTGAATTTACATCTCAACTAAAATTGGTAGAGCAGGGGATGTTGAATTATATCGACCTGTGTGATTCTCCTGGTAAAGCAGATGAATACCTTTCGAAGCTGATGGTACAGCTCGAAGAACTGGAAGGTAAGTTCTCTGATTTTGAAGAGTTCATGGAAGGTATAACCGAAAAGCGTGAGCAGGTTTACAACGCATTTGAATCGAAAAAATTGAGTCTGGTTGAAGAACGCAACCGGAAAACAACATCATTGCAATCATCTGCCGAAAGAATTCTTAAAGCCATTCGTAATAGAGTGTCGAAGTTTAAAGATGTAAATGAAGTAAATGGCTATTTTGCTTCTGATCTGATGATAGAAAAGGTGCGTGATGTGGTTGCTCAACTCAAAGGATTGGATGATAACGTTAAAGCTGATGATTTGGAGAGTAAGTTAAAGTCGGTGAAAGAAGAAACCATTCGTCAGATTAAAGATAAAACGGAATTATTCGAAGAAGGGGCGAATATCATCAAGTTTGGTAATCATAAATTCTCAGTCAATACTCAACCATTAGAGTTGTCAATGGTGAATAAAGAAGGAGAGATGTATTATCATCTAACAGGAACCAACTTTTTTGAGAAAGTAACCCATGCCGGTTTTCAGGCTACAAAAACCATCTGGAATCAATTACTTCCTTCGGAGAATGATCGTGTTTATCGATCAGAATATCTTGCTTATTTATTGTATAATTCAGCTGCGAATAAGGAAAATGGTCATATAGGGTTGAAAGAATTAGCTGATTTGGAACAGAAAGACCTGGTTGGCTATGTGCAACAGGCAATGTCGGTTCGTTACAATGAAGGTTATGCTAAAGGTATTCATGATGAGGATACAGCAATCATTCTGAAAGAATTACTGAATGTGTATTTCAATGCAGGTTTGTTGCGTTATTCAGCGGATGCCCGTGCTATGGCAGAGTATTTCTGGAATGTGTATTGCAATGATCAATTACGTACAGATTTAAATAATTACCTTAAAGGTGCAGGTTTAATAGTGCAGGTTTTTCCAGAGACTAAGCAGTTTGATTACTTGATAGATACACTGGAAACCTTATTGAAAGAGTTTCAGGAAAAAGAAAATCTGTTTTGTGCACCCATCATTAACGATGCTGCACAGTTTCTGTTTTATCAAATTGCCGAAGCTGATCAGTTTATCATTTCTAAAGATGCAGTTGCTTTGTTAGATGGTTTTACTGCCTATTTGAGAAAAAACAGAGCTACCAAAAACTATGAGGCATCCATCAAACCGCTCGAAGATAATAAAACAGCTTCCTACCATTTGATTCGTAAGTGGGTAAAAGCCTATCTGGATATGGAAAAACATTCAGAAGAATATCTGAATGAAGTAGCTATAACACTCTTACTTGATTCAAAACTAACTAAAAAACTTATTGATCAACCGGTGCATAATGTTTTAGTAGGGTTGAGAGGTTCCCATCAACTTATTCAGGATCAGAAATACGATTTCCACTTTAATCGTTTTATGGATAAACTTAGAACATTCAGTGGAGATAGTGTCATAAAATATGAACAATACAATTTATTAAAAAAGCAATTGGTGAAAGACTGTTCCGATGACTTACGTTTGAATGAATTTAAGCCCCGTGTGCTGACTTCCTTTGTCCGGAATAAGTTGATTGACAAGGTTTATCTTCCTTTGATTGGTAATAACCTGGCTAAACAGATTGGAGCAGAAGGAGCTGGTAAACGTACTGACCTGATGGGTATGTTACTATTAATTTCACCTCCGGGTTATGGTAAGACTACTTTAATGGAATATCTGGCCAGTCGCTTGGGAATTATCTTTATGAAAATCAACGGACCTTCTATTGGGCATGCAATTACATCACTCGATCCTTCTGAAGCTGCTAATGCTGCTGCCCGTGAAGAATTGGAAAAACTGAATCTGGCTTTTGAGATGGGTGATAATGTGATGATATACTTAGATGATATTCAGCATTGTAATCCTGAATTTTTGCAGAAGTTTATCTCACTTTGTGATGCTCAGCGTAAGGTAGAAGGTGTATACAAAGGAAAGAGTAAGACATACGATTTCAGAGGTAAGAAGGTGTGTGTGGTGATGGCTGGTAATCCATATACCGAGAGTGGTGAGAAATTTAAAATTCCAGATATGCTCGCCAACCGTGCCGATATCTATAATATTGGGGATATTATTGGTGGTTCTGATGAAGAATTTAAAATGAGTTATATCGAAAACTCATTGACATCAAATCCGATATTAAATAAGTTGGCAACAAAGAGTCAGAAAGATTTATATACCCTTATGTCCATAGCAGAAACAGGCCGTAAAGATGGTTTGGAATTTGAATCTGCCCACACGCCTGATGAGATAAATGAGTATGTTACTGTTTTAAAGAAACTGATTGTTGCCCGTAATGTTATTCTTAAAGTAAATTTGGAATACATAGCATCAGCTGCTCAGGCAGATGAATACCGTACAGAACCTCCTTTTAAATTACAGGGATCTTATCGTGATATGAATAAAATATCAGAAAAAATTCTACCTGTAATGAATGATCAGGAACTGGAGACTTTGATGTTATCGCATTATCGGAATGAAGCACAAACCTTAACCAGTGGTGCGGAAGCTAATATTTTAAAATTTAAAGAAATATATGGTGTGATTACCGATGACGAAAAAGTTCGTTGGAAGGATTTAAAAGAAACCTATGTTCGTAATAATAAACTTAAAGGTATGGGTGATAATAATCAGACTGCCCATGTGTTAATTCAAATGGAGGAGATTGCTAAAGGTGTTATTGGAATTAAAGAAGAGATTGGGAAGAATAAGAATTAG
- a CDS encoding DUF1449 family protein, which produces MKELFEAAFSGVNIIPTVLLLLILVYWIFVIIGAMDMDVINVDFDTDVDVDVDVDVEADVDIDADADVDTDVEAHDIGSVAFLNSILTFFNLGKIPFMVWLSFLIIPMWVISILFNHYLHNSSFLISSVALIPNVVLSLIVSKVLTTPIAAIFEKMKKNDDDHFKYTGKVCTVLMQASHERFGQAEIKKDGNTYRVNILTKEDSIILDKGDTALIIEFIPEKKCYLVEPYKI; this is translated from the coding sequence ATGAAGGAACTATTTGAAGCTGCGTTTTCAGGGGTGAATATTATACCCACTGTTTTACTACTGTTGATACTGGTCTACTGGATATTTGTCATTATTGGAGCCATGGATATGGATGTTATCAATGTCGATTTTGATACCGATGTTGATGTAGACGTAGACGTGGATGTTGAAGCTGATGTAGATATTGACGCCGATGCTGATGTAGATACTGACGTGGAAGCACATGACATTGGTTCAGTTGCCTTTCTCAACTCCATATTGACCTTCTTCAACCTAGGCAAGATTCCCTTTATGGTATGGTTAAGTTTCCTGATTATCCCAATGTGGGTAATTTCAATCCTCTTTAATCATTACCTTCATAATAGTTCCTTCTTGATTTCATCAGTAGCATTAATCCCCAATGTTGTTTTAAGTTTGATAGTATCCAAAGTATTAACAACTCCTATTGCCGCTATTTTTGAAAAGATGAAGAAAAATGATGACGATCATTTTAAATACACAGGCAAAGTATGTACCGTATTAATGCAAGCCAGTCATGAAAGATTTGGTCAGGCAGAAATAAAAAAAGATGGTAATACATACCGAGTAAATATTTTAACCAAAGAAGATTCGATAATCTTGGATAAAGGTGATACCGCATTGATTATCGAATTTATTCCTGAAAAGAAATGTTATTTAGTAGAACCCTATAAAATCTAA
- a CDS encoding PspA/IM30 family protein — protein MNVFSRLFRIGTAEAHSAIDKLEDPIKMTEQGIRDLKLHLDESLKAFAEVKALSIRSRNDMETNRNRAKDYENKAILLLKKAETGEISSEEADRLATEALTKKEECVAFASDKQREVEKFDQNIAQLDANIKKLRSQISTYENELRTLKARVKVSKATKNINKQMAQIDSGSTISMLEKMKEKVNQEEALAEAYGDIATESKSLDDEIDSALGGTKKAEASESLAKLKEKLAAGKKEE, from the coding sequence ATGAACGTATTTAGCAGATTATTCAGAATAGGAACAGCTGAGGCTCATTCAGCAATAGATAAATTAGAAGATCCGATTAAGATGACTGAGCAAGGTATCAGGGATCTTAAACTACATCTTGATGAAAGTTTAAAGGCTTTTGCTGAAGTAAAGGCATTATCCATTCGTTCAAGAAACGATATGGAAACCAATCGTAACCGTGCAAAAGATTATGAAAATAAAGCCATTCTTTTATTAAAGAAAGCGGAAACTGGAGAAATTTCATCAGAAGAAGCTGATCGTTTGGCTACGGAAGCTTTAACTAAAAAAGAAGAATGTGTTGCTTTTGCATCAGATAAACAAAGAGAAGTTGAAAAATTTGATCAAAACATCGCACAGTTAGATGCCAATATTAAAAAGTTACGTTCGCAAATTAGCACTTATGAAAATGAGCTTCGTACCTTAAAAGCTCGAGTTAAAGTAAGTAAGGCTACTAAAAATATTAATAAGCAAATGGCTCAAATCGATTCAGGAAGTACTATCAGTATGCTTGAAAAGATGAAAGAAAAAGTAAACCAGGAAGAAGCTTTGGCTGAAGCTTATGGAGATATTGCTACCGAATCTAAATCCTTGGATGATGAAATTGATTCAGCATTAGGTGGAACTAAAAAAGCTGAAGCTTCTGAATCTTTGGCCAAATTAAAAGAAAAACTAGCTGCTGGTAAAAAAGAAGAATAG
- a CDS encoding helix-turn-helix transcriptional regulator, with the protein MSFFGKNIRKIRSIKKISQSEFASIFDLSRASVGSYEEGRAEPKIEIINKVAKYFSITIDELINKELTVNELYHFDVGNEPVFKNTSVKNITLKRIPYLQSYQLGNYISGDLKSDESITIPIEHSFLDCIAIHINANDFKCLPKCIHNQSTILLNTHPADTIIPESYYLIKTNTATYISKLNILANKQFHLQDALSDFTIISSKDIILCLPIIQYIGGIPIEESNSRIEKLEKQLNQLITKLIHT; encoded by the coding sequence ATGAGTTTTTTTGGAAAAAATATTCGAAAGATACGATCAATTAAAAAAATCAGTCAAAGTGAATTTGCTTCAATCTTTGATTTATCAAGGGCTAGCGTTGGTTCTTACGAAGAAGGTAGAGCTGAACCAAAAATTGAAATCATCAATAAGGTAGCTAAGTATTTTAGCATCACAATCGATGAATTAATCAATAAGGAACTAACTGTAAACGAACTATATCACTTTGATGTAGGTAATGAACCAGTATTCAAAAACACTTCCGTTAAGAATATTACGCTAAAAAGAATACCATATCTGCAATCCTATCAATTAGGCAATTATATTTCAGGTGACCTCAAATCAGATGAGTCAATTACAATTCCAATAGAACACAGCTTTCTGGATTGCATTGCTATTCACATTAATGCAAATGATTTCAAATGCTTACCAAAATGCATACATAATCAAAGTACTATACTTTTAAATACCCATCCAGCAGATACAATAATTCCGGAGTCTTATTATTTGATCAAAACAAATACTGCTACATATATTAGCAAGCTAAATATTTTAGCAAATAAGCAATTTCATCTTCAGGATGCATTAAGTGATTTTACAATAATATCTTCTAAAGACATTATACTTTGCCTTCCTATTATACAATATATAGGTGGCATACCTATTGAAGAGTCCAACAGTAGAATTGAAAAATTAGAAAAACAACTTAATCAGTTAATAACGAAACTAATCCATACGTAA
- a CDS encoding phospholipase D-like domain-containing protein has product MQETLDYLKSSLEDKILSKGEKKALKSILIDKKFSKHDLNRLRSDIFNLAREHFSEFKHLQIIDWLEEANKLILPRESSQFYAKSFFSPGTECSNTIMNHISYAVNSIDICVFTISDNDIRDKIEYALGKKVKVRIITDNEKTLDLGSDIEYLFRKGASIKIDNTSHHMHHKFAIFDKSILLTGSYNWTRSAGQYNQENILETNDPNALNDYQNEFNRLWDTLEDYYFQ; this is encoded by the coding sequence ATGCAGGAAACACTCGATTACCTTAAATCATCTCTTGAAGACAAAATTTTATCGAAAGGAGAAAAGAAAGCTTTAAAATCAATACTAATCGATAAAAAATTTTCAAAGCATGATTTAAACCGACTAAGAAGCGACATCTTTAATCTGGCACGCGAACATTTCTCAGAATTTAAACATCTTCAAATTATTGATTGGCTTGAAGAGGCTAATAAACTAATTTTACCAAGAGAATCTAGTCAGTTCTACGCAAAATCCTTTTTTAGTCCGGGTACTGAATGCAGTAATACAATAATGAATCATATCAGCTACGCCGTAAATTCAATAGATATTTGTGTTTTTACCATTAGTGATAACGACATCAGAGACAAAATTGAATATGCTTTGGGTAAAAAAGTAAAAGTCAGAATTATAACTGATAATGAAAAGACACTTGATTTAGGATCTGATATTGAATATTTATTCCGCAAGGGAGCATCTATAAAAATTGACAATACCAGTCATCATATGCATCATAAATTTGCCATTTTTGATAAAAGCATACTCTTAACCGGAAGTTATAATTGGACCAGGAGTGCCGGTCAATACAATCAGGAGAACATTCTGGAAACAAATGATCCTAACGCCTTAAATGATTATCAAAACGAATTCAATCGTCTTTGGGATACCTTGGAAGATTACTATTTTCAATAA